In a genomic window of Candidatus Hydrogenedentota bacterium:
- the folK gene encoding 2-amino-4-hydroxy-6-hydroxymethyldihydropteridine diphosphokinase produces MATRFRVHLSLGSNLGDRTANLARAVSGLAALPDTKVSAVSRVWETAPWGVADQPVFHNLAVEIGTALGPLELLNAVKGLETRLGRGPGFRWGPRLVDVDVVLWESLILDTPALSLPHPRFRERAFVLWPLAEIAPGAVDPVTGRTVAELADAMRAAAAPETAQPLAPLAWNA; encoded by the coding sequence ATGGCAACACGTTTCCGTGTCCATCTCAGTCTGGGCTCCAATCTGGGTGACCGGACGGCCAACCTTGCGCGGGCGGTTTCCGGACTCGCGGCCCTGCCGGACACGAAGGTGTCCGCAGTGTCACGGGTGTGGGAGACGGCGCCGTGGGGGGTGGCGGATCAGCCGGTGTTTCACAACCTCGCCGTGGAGATTGGGACGGCCCTTGGGCCGCTTGAACTCCTGAACGCGGTGAAGGGGCTGGAAACGCGGCTGGGCCGCGGGCCGGGTTTCCGGTGGGGCCCCCGGCTTGTGGACGTGGACGTGGTCCTGTGGGAGTCGCTGATTCTCGACACGCCCGCCCTGAGCCTGCCCCATCCGCGGTTCCGCGAGCGGGCCTTTGTGCTGTGGCCGCTGGCGGAGATCGCGCCTGGCGCGGTTGATCCGGTGACCGGGCGGACTGTGGCGGAGCTGGCGGACGCGATGCGCGCCGCCGCCGCCCCGGAAACCGCCCAGCCTCTGGCGCCGCTGGCATGGAATGCTTGA
- the panB gene encoding 3-methyl-2-oxobutanoate hydroxymethyltransferase produces MRDKITPVVFRQKKAAGEKIAVLTAYDYPTARLADEAGVDAILVGDSVGMAVMGLDSTIPVTMDIMAHHTAMVSRAVRRALVIGDMPFLSYHTGEADAVRHAGRLVAESGAQAVKLEGPADEFGGVIHAILRAGIPVMGHVGLTPQSILHFGGFKVQGRGEADARRILAQALALEEAGCFAVVLECMPPALAAEITAALSVPTIGIGAGAACDGQVLVMHDILGWGKTRFAKTYADARGAMAGAFGEYVREVKSGEYPAAEHQYE; encoded by the coding sequence ATGCGCGACAAAATCACGCCGGTGGTTTTCCGGCAAAAGAAGGCCGCGGGCGAGAAGATCGCCGTGCTCACGGCGTATGATTATCCCACCGCCCGGCTTGCCGACGAGGCGGGGGTGGACGCCATTCTGGTGGGGGACTCAGTCGGCATGGCCGTCATGGGGCTCGACTCCACCATTCCCGTCACCATGGACATCATGGCGCACCATACGGCCATGGTCAGCCGCGCCGTCAGGCGCGCCCTGGTCATCGGGGACATGCCCTTCCTCTCTTACCACACCGGCGAGGCGGACGCGGTCCGCCATGCGGGGCGGCTGGTGGCGGAGTCGGGCGCGCAGGCGGTGAAGCTGGAGGGTCCCGCCGACGAGTTTGGCGGGGTCATCCACGCGATTCTGCGGGCGGGCATCCCGGTGATGGGCCATGTGGGCCTCACCCCCCAGTCCATTCTCCATTTCGGCGGGTTCAAGGTGCAGGGGAGGGGCGAGGCGGACGCGCGGCGCATTTTGGCGCAGGCGCTGGCGCTGGAGGAGGCGGGCTGCTTTGCCGTGGTGCTGGAGTGCATGCCCCCGGCCCTTGCGGCGGAAATCACCGCCGCCCTGTCCGTGCCCACCATCGGCATCGGGGCGGGCGCGGCCTGCGACGGGCAGGTGCTGGTGATGCACGACATCCTCGGCTGGGGGAAGACGCGCTTCGCCAAGACCTACGCCGACGCGCGCGGCGCGATGGCGGGGGCGTTCGGCGAGTATGTGCGCGAGGTGAAAAGCGGGGAATACCCCGCCGCGGAGCACCAATACGAATGA
- a CDS encoding pantoate--beta-alanine ligase — protein sequence MIVLETAKEMRAWSRGRRLQGRSIGFVPTMGALHEGHASLMRAAARENDTAVASIFVNPAQFAPTEDFDRYPRTFDADRAICAAAGVGVIYLPSARGMYPSDYSTHVLVGGVSEGLCGGSRPHFFRGVATVVTKLFNAVEPDRAYFGQKDAQQCAVIRRMVRDLDMAVEIVEMPIVREADGLAMSTRNRYLSPEERARALCLSRSLFAAEHRLRDGVRDAADITGAVRAGMAETKVDYVSLVDAATMAPVARVEGPVLLAVAAWVGETRLIDNIKFDPSQPEEIRP from the coding sequence ATGATTGTGCTGGAGACGGCGAAAGAGATGCGCGCCTGGTCGCGCGGCCGGCGGCTTCAGGGCCGGAGCATCGGCTTTGTGCCCACGATGGGCGCGCTGCATGAGGGCCACGCCAGCCTGATGCGCGCGGCGGCCCGCGAAAACGACACGGCCGTTGCCAGCATCTTTGTGAACCCGGCCCAGTTCGCGCCCACGGAGGATTTTGACCGGTATCCCCGCACGTTTGACGCGGACCGGGCGATTTGCGCGGCGGCGGGCGTGGGAGTCATTTATCTGCCCTCCGCGCGGGGCATGTATCCTTCGGACTACAGCACCCATGTGCTGGTGGGCGGGGTGAGCGAGGGGCTCTGCGGCGGGAGCCGCCCCCACTTTTTCCGGGGCGTGGCCACAGTGGTCACCAAGCTGTTCAACGCGGTGGAACCGGACCGGGCCTATTTTGGTCAAAAAGACGCGCAGCAGTGCGCGGTGATCCGGCGTATGGTCCGGGACCTGGACATGGCCGTCGAGATTGTGGAGATGCCGATTGTCCGGGAGGCGGACGGGCTGGCGATGAGTACGCGGAACCGCTATCTCTCGCCGGAGGAGCGGGCGCGCGCGCTGTGCCTGTCGCGGTCCCTGTTTGCGGCGGAACACCGGCTGCGGGACGGGGTTCGGGACGCCGCAGACATAACGGGCGCGGTGCGCGCGGGGATGGCGGAGACCAAAGTGGACTATGTGTCGCTGGTGGACGCCGCCACCATGGCGCCCGTGGCGCGGGTGGAGGGGCCTGTGCTGCTGGCCGTGGCGGCGTGGGTGGGGGAGACACGCCTGATAGACAACATCAAGTTTGACCCGTCGCAACCGGAGGAAATTCGGCCATGA
- a CDS encoding aspartate 1-decarboxylase: MMLTMFKSKVHRATVTQADLNYTGSLTLDPLLIEAAGMLVHEQVHVLNINTGARFTTYIIEGGRGSGVVCLNGAAARLGAPGDLIIALTYAEMTPEEARTHEPVVVHVDKNNHITEVVRGARAVVED, translated from the coding sequence ATGATGCTGACCATGTTCAAGAGCAAAGTCCACCGGGCGACCGTGACGCAGGCGGACCTTAACTACACCGGAAGCCTCACGCTTGACCCGCTGCTCATCGAGGCGGCGGGGATGCTGGTCCACGAGCAGGTGCATGTGCTGAACATCAACACGGGCGCGCGTTTCACGACGTACATCATCGAGGGGGGGCGCGGCAGCGGGGTGGTGTGCCTGAACGGCGCGGCGGCGCGGCTTGGCGCGCCGGGCGACCTGATTATCGCCCTGACCTACGCCGAGATGACGCCGGAAGAGGCCCGAACACACGAGCCTGTGGTGGTGCATGTGGACAAAAACAACCACATCACGGAAGTGGTCCGGGGTGCCCGCGCGGTTGTCGAGGACTAG
- a CDS encoding beta-glucanase, with protein MKRRAIRFTVAALCFVLAGIGPVCPIPLLQGGNVAFADEPPRRPFPQHVSYAAGTLRPSHRTQAQQDDDLRAAYDRWKSNYLTRTKEGHYRVKIGRGANAPTISEGQGYGMVIVPLMAGHDPEAQTIFDGLWGFFNAHRSPADSRLMAWRVNLQRPDRGDGNSAFDGDADIAYGLLLAESQWGGREGNGINYMEEAKRVLDGILDRTVGPASRLPMLGNWFGPDGAPFNQFTPRPSDFMPAHFRAFGQSTGNPVWGEVVAACQRVVDSFQKNVSPTTGLLPDFAVVEPSGAVRPAPPGFLEKEWDGCYNFNAGRVPWRLGTDALLYGDPVSAAQVKKMADWVLVETAGNPHGIKPGYTLDGSPIASRNYFSTFFAAPFGVAAMVAGQQEWLNAVYDAVRLQEQGYYADTVTLQCLIVMTGNYWTP; from the coding sequence ATGAAAAGGCGCGCGATACGGTTCACCGTGGCAGCCCTCTGCTTTGTGCTGGCCGGCATCGGCCCGGTTTGCCCCATCCCACTCCTCCAAGGAGGCAATGTGGCGTTTGCGGACGAACCGCCCAGGCGCCCTTTTCCGCAGCATGTTTCCTACGCGGCGGGCACCCTGCGCCCCAGTCACCGGACGCAGGCGCAACAGGACGACGACCTTCGCGCGGCCTATGACCGGTGGAAGTCGAATTATCTCACCAGGACGAAAGAGGGCCATTACAGGGTCAAGATCGGGCGCGGGGCGAACGCGCCGACCATTTCGGAGGGTCAGGGCTACGGGATGGTAATCGTGCCGCTCATGGCGGGGCACGACCCCGAAGCCCAAACCATTTTTGACGGCCTCTGGGGCTTTTTTAACGCCCACAGAAGCCCGGCGGATTCGCGCTTAATGGCCTGGCGTGTGAACCTTCAGCGACCGGACAGGGGCGACGGCAACAGCGCGTTCGACGGGGATGCCGACATCGCTTACGGACTGTTGCTGGCGGAAAGCCAATGGGGTGGCCGGGAAGGAAACGGAATCAACTACATGGAGGAGGCGAAACGGGTGTTGGACGGCATCCTTGATCGGACGGTGGGCCCCGCGAGCAGGCTGCCGATGCTCGGGAACTGGTTCGGTCCGGACGGGGCGCCCTTTAACCAGTTTACCCCCCGCCCGTCGGACTTCATGCCGGCCCATTTTCGGGCTTTCGGTCAATCCACGGGCAATCCGGTCTGGGGAGAGGTGGTTGCGGCCTGCCAGCGCGTTGTGGATTCATTTCAAAAGAACGTCTCCCCAACAACGGGCCTGTTGCCGGATTTCGCGGTTGTTGAGCCGTCCGGCGCGGTAAGACCGGCCCCCCCGGGGTTTCTCGAAAAAGAATGGGACGGCTGTTACAACTTCAACGCGGGACGGGTGCCCTGGCGGCTTGGCACGGATGCGTTGCTCTATGGCGATCCTGTTTCCGCCGCCCAGGTAAAAAAGATGGCCGATTGGGTGCTTGTGGAAACCGCCGGCAACCCCCACGGCATCAAACCGGGATATACCCTTGATGGAAGCCCCATAGCGTCCCGCAATTATTTCTCCACCTTTTTTGCCGCGCCCTTCGGCGTGGCCGCAATGGTGGCCGGACAGCAGGAATGGCTCAATGCCGTCTATGATGCGGTGAGGCTGCAAGAGCAGGGCTATTACGCGGACACCGTGACGCTGCAGTGCCTCATCGTCATGACGGGAAACTACTGGACCCCGTGA
- a CDS encoding exo-alpha-sialidase: MTLSAIALGISLMTLAAEAPLYEAELVFPPNEFHNHGSSITQMPNGDLLVCWFHGTGERWADDVMVQGSRRRAGASEWETPFVMADTPDLPDCNPVLFTDPQGTLWLIWITVQDNMWGGSLLKYRLSDDYLNDGPPVWRWQDVIHARPTDLEIRFLKVVDDGLELLAPMLEAMPEVKDEIAAGREKAKDKLHQRLGWMTRIRPIMVNEKRMLLGLYSDVFNCSLAAWTEDRGATWGFSTPILDDNLGKISNIQPAFVQRKDGTIVAYMRDNGLPKRVRTATSSDLGATWSNVDSMDIWNSGASVDAVALESGRWALVCNDVSDGRHRLTVFLSDDEGLTWPVKRTLENEPAKDDGSFSYPSMLQAKDGAIHVTYSHKRKEIKGSAIKHVRFNEAWVAAGAE; encoded by the coding sequence ATGACCCTTTCCGCAATCGCACTCGGAATCTCCCTCATGACCCTCGCGGCGGAGGCGCCGCTTTATGAGGCGGAACTTGTCTTCCCACCAAACGAGTTCCACAACCACGGTTCCAGCATCACCCAGATGCCCAACGGCGACCTGCTGGTCTGCTGGTTTCACGGCACCGGCGAGCGCTGGGCGGATGACGTGATGGTCCAGGGTTCGCGCCGCCGCGCGGGCGCCTCCGAATGGGAGACCCCCTTCGTCATGGCGGACACGCCCGACCTGCCCGACTGCAATCCCGTGCTCTTTACCGACCCGCAGGGCACGCTCTGGCTCATCTGGATCACCGTGCAGGACAACATGTGGGGCGGCTCCCTCCTCAAATACCGCCTTTCAGACGACTATCTTAACGACGGTCCCCCGGTCTGGCGCTGGCAGGACGTGATCCACGCGCGCCCCACGGACCTGGAAATCCGTTTCCTCAAGGTCGTTGACGACGGTCTGGAACTGCTCGCCCCCATGCTCGAGGCCATGCCCGAGGTCAAGGACGAAATCGCCGCGGGCAGGGAAAAGGCCAAGGACAAGCTCCACCAGCGCCTGGGCTGGATGACCCGCATCCGCCCCATCATGGTGAACGAGAAGCGGATGCTGCTCGGGCTTTACTCGGACGTGTTCAACTGCTCCCTGGCGGCCTGGACTGAGGACAGGGGCGCCACCTGGGGCTTCAGCACCCCCATACTGGACGACAATCTGGGCAAGATTTCGAACATCCAGCCGGCATTCGTCCAGCGCAAGGACGGCACGATTGTCGCCTACATGCGCGACAACGGCCTGCCAAAGCGCGTGCGCACCGCCACCTCCTCCGACCTCGGCGCCACATGGTCCAACGTGGACTCCATGGACATTTGGAACTCCGGCGCGAGTGTGGACGCCGTGGCCCTCGAAAGCGGGCGCTGGGCCCTGGTCTGCAACGACGTGTCGGACGGGCGGCACCGCCTGACCGTCTTTCTCTCCGATGACGAGGGCCTGACCTGGCCCGTGAAGCGCACTCTGGAAAACGAGCCCGCAAAGGATGATGGATCCTTCTCCTACCCCTCGATGCTTCAGGCGAAGGACGGCGCCATCCACGTGACCTACTCCCACAAACGCAAGGAAATCAAGGGCAGCGCCATCAAGCATGTCCGCTTCAACGAGGCGTGGGTGGCGGCCGGCGCCGAATAG
- the hemH gene encoding ferrochelatase, which produces MTNTETTQNAPSLESAPRGILLLHTGSPDTCETGAVRRYLRKFLMDPYVLDMPWLLRAMLVHCVILPMRPLKSAAAYRAIWTGGGSPLVVNTEALRAALEEALPGTVVRVASAYGRPSIPEGLDAMAACGAGETAVLPLFPQYAGATRGGVTSVLLREAAKRWNVPSLNIVPPFYAHPAFIGALAEIWGPMLADFAPDRVLFSFHGLPLRQVRKGAAGGLAYDYERQCRMTMEGIAGRLGLDPARCVLGWQSRFGKGWLEPATDDLLAGFPGRGAKRVAVCAPSFVGDCLETLEELGIRGKEAFLQAGGGDFMLLPSPNSHPAWVRAVVELLR; this is translated from the coding sequence ATGACAAATACGGAAACCACACAAAACGCCCCGTCTTTGGAATCGGCCCCAAGGGGGATTCTTCTGCTGCATACCGGCTCCCCCGACACCTGCGAAACCGGGGCGGTCCGCCGTTATCTGCGCAAGTTTCTCATGGACCCCTACGTGCTGGACATGCCCTGGCTCCTCAGGGCGATGCTGGTTCACTGCGTCATTCTTCCGATGCGTCCCCTGAAAAGCGCGGCGGCCTACCGGGCCATCTGGACCGGCGGGGGGTCGCCGCTGGTGGTGAACACGGAGGCGCTCCGCGCCGCGCTGGAAGAGGCGCTTCCAGGGACGGTGGTGCGTGTCGCCTCCGCCTATGGCCGCCCCTCGATCCCGGAGGGGCTGGACGCAATGGCGGCGTGCGGCGCGGGGGAGACCGCGGTGCTGCCCCTGTTTCCCCAGTATGCCGGGGCCACCCGCGGCGGCGTGACCTCCGTCCTCCTTCGGGAGGCCGCCAAACGTTGGAACGTGCCGTCCCTGAACATCGTGCCGCCGTTTTACGCGCATCCGGCGTTCATCGGGGCGCTGGCGGAGATTTGGGGGCCGATGCTGGCGGACTTCGCGCCGGACCGGGTGCTCTTCAGTTTTCACGGCCTGCCCCTGCGGCAGGTGCGCAAAGGGGCGGCCGGCGGCCTTGCGTATGACTACGAGCGGCAGTGCCGCATGACGATGGAGGGGATCGCCGGGCGGTTGGGCCTGGACCCGGCGCGTTGTGTCCTCGGCTGGCAGTCCCGCTTTGGCAAAGGCTGGCTGGAGCCCGCCACCGACGACCTGCTGGCCGGATTTCCCGGCCGGGGCGCAAAGCGCGTGGCGGTCTGCGCCCCCTCTTTCGTGGGAGACTGCCTGGAGACGCTGGAAGAGCTGGGCATCCGGGGGAAGGAGGCGTTTCTGCAGGCGGGCGGCGGGGACTTCATGCTGCTGCCGTCGCCCAACAGCCACCCCGCGTGGGTGCGCGCCGTGGTGGAACTGCTGCGTTAA
- a CDS encoding amidohydrolase family protein, with product MNVTKEFAALMRHIETVPVFSDHEHHQPDALFREPVSLDSLLAQSYVGWLGHTPGNTPESRAAYLDHVRHNTYFVWFEKGFCAAHGVEGPITAENWDELSALARAAHRANPDLHVDLLRRAGYERLILDTYWNPGDDNGHPDLFWPAFRIDKFMYGHHPDSADPDGFNPWERYGFTGGSLDDYVEHMRGVIRARHAAGKVAAFKCAEAYRRPVTYAEDDRGAAKAAFGHRPGKISPELARLFGNYIFNRCCELAGELGVPFQIHTGLAQLTGSDPMHLAPVLERHSGVRFVLFHAGYPWVHTVAGLAHNYPNACPSLTWMPTISTSAAVRALQEFLDVAQSARTITWGGDCWTAEESTGALMAWRWVVARTLGERMDAGLLRPRDAEALAVALLRGNNLHVYGQYPAVAG from the coding sequence ATGAATGTCACCAAAGAGTTTGCCGCCCTGATGCGGCACATCGAGACCGTGCCGGTCTTTTCCGACCATGAGCACCACCAGCCGGACGCCCTGTTCCGGGAACCGGTCAGCCTGGACAGCCTGCTGGCGCAGTCGTATGTGGGCTGGCTGGGCCACACGCCGGGGAACACCCCCGAAAGCCGTGCCGCCTATCTGGACCATGTGCGGCACAACACCTATTTTGTGTGGTTCGAGAAGGGCTTTTGCGCCGCGCACGGGGTGGAGGGGCCCATCACGGCGGAGAACTGGGACGAGTTGTCGGCGCTTGCGCGCGCGGCGCACCGCGCGAATCCCGATCTGCATGTGGACCTGTTGCGGCGGGCCGGATACGAGCGGCTGATTCTGGACACGTACTGGAATCCGGGGGACGACAACGGCCACCCGGACCTGTTCTGGCCCGCGTTCAGGATAGACAAGTTCATGTACGGCCATCATCCGGACTCCGCCGACCCCGACGGGTTCAACCCCTGGGAGCGTTACGGTTTCACGGGCGGGTCCCTGGACGACTATGTGGAGCACATGCGCGGTGTCATCCGGGCGCGCCATGCGGCGGGCAAGGTGGCGGCGTTCAAGTGCGCCGAGGCCTACCGGCGTCCCGTGACCTATGCGGAGGATGACCGGGGCGCGGCCAAGGCGGCTTTCGGCCACCGTCCCGGCAAGATTTCCCCGGAACTGGCCCGGCTCTTTGGAAACTATATCTTCAACCGCTGCTGTGAACTGGCCGGGGAGCTTGGCGTGCCCTTCCAGATTCACACCGGGCTGGCGCAGTTGACTGGTTCCGACCCCATGCACCTCGCGCCGGTGCTGGAACGGCATTCCGGTGTGCGGTTCGTGCTGTTCCACGCGGGATACCCGTGGGTTCACACTGTTGCCGGACTGGCCCACAATTACCCCAACGCATGCCCAAGCCTCACCTGGATGCCCACCATCTCGACCAGCGCCGCCGTCCGCGCCCTTCAAGAGTTTCTGGATGTCGCGCAAAGCGCCCGCACCATCACCTGGGGCGGGGACTGCTGGACCGCGGAGGAAAGCACCGGCGCCCTCATGGCATGGCGGTGGGTGGTGGCCCGCACCCTGGGCGAGCGGATGGATGCCGGCCTGCTTCGTCCCCGCGACGCGGAGGCGCTGGCCGTCGCGCTTTTGCGCGGGAACAACCTGCACGTCTATGGACAATACCCCGCGGTCGCGGGATAA